GCGAAACTGGAGGCGACGACTACAACGCGTCCGACAGTGACGCCGACAGCGACTCGGACAGCGACTCCGACAGCGACTCCGACAGCGACTCCGACAGCGACTCCGACGGCGACTCCGACGGCGACTCCGACGGCGACACCGACACCGGCCCGATCATCCCGGACTGCTCGGACTGCCCGGCGATCGGCAACGACCTCGACGCGATGCTCTGCGCCATCGATCTGTGCGACAGCTCGACGGTGCTCGGCAACGACTACACCTCCCCGACCGGCTCGACGATCTCCGGCACCTACGCCGCGGTTGCGCACTTCGGGAGCACGGGGAACAACCTCGCCCCGATCCAGTTCGGCTCGTACGGCCTCATGGCGAGCGGGCCGGCCGAGGGGACGAACCATTCGGTCGACGTCGGCGGCTCGTCGATATCCGATCCGTTCTCGAGTGACGGTTACGATGTCTACAACGTGTTCGAATGGGAGCTGCAGCTCAAGGCGCCCGCCGGCGCGAACGGCTTCCAGATCGCCTACGTGTTCTTCTCGGAAGAGTACGATGACTACGTCGGCACCTCGTTCAACGACAAGTTCTACATCTTCCTCGAGGCGGGCAGCACGAACGGCGGCGCGAAGACGGTCATCAACTACACCGACTGCCGCGATCCGGCCACGTACACGGACTTCACCGACGGGTGCGACACTCCGAGCGGCTACTGCTGCTACGTCGCGATCAACACCTCGCTGAGCGAGTGCTGCTGGTACGGCGGCTGCCCGGACGGCACCTGGACCACGGACATCGCCGGCACGGGCTACAGCTGCGCGAACGGCATGCTCACGGACAGCGACGCCAAGGGCTCGTCGACGGGCTGGCTGAAGACCGAGTGGGCGATCGAGCCGGGCGAGGAGTTCACGCTCACGTTCCACATCCACGACACGTCGGACGGCGTCTTCGACTCCGAGGTGATCCTCGATCAGTTCCTCTTCCTCGGCGAGGTCGATCCGGGCACCACGCCTATCGAGTAGCCTAGCGCCGCCGGAAGCGGCGGACGGCGACGAGCGCGACGAGCGCGAGCGCCGCACAGCCCAACGCAAGCCAGACCGCCATCGTGTAGCGCCGCAGGAGCTCGAGGAGCGCTTCCCAGTTCTCGCCCACCGCGAACCCCGCGCCTATCAGGAGGCCGTTCCACAGGAGCGCCGAGACCGCCCCGAAGGCGAGGACGCGGCCGAGCGGCAGCCGCGCCGCGCCCGCCGCGACGAAGATGAGCGCCCGGACGCCGGGCAGGAACCGGTTGACGGCCAGGTACGCGGCGCCGTGGCGCTCGAAGCGCGCGACGATCGGGGCGAGCCGCTCGCGCAGCCGCCGCCGCCGCGGCGTGAGCTCCTCGAGGGGGCGCGACACGAGCCGCCGCCCGATCGCGAAGTCGATCGCCGCGCCCGCGAGCGACCCGAAGGTGACCGCGGCGAGGACCGTCGCGACGCGCCAGCGCGCCGTGGCGGCGAGGAACGCGCCGAACAGCGTCACCGTGTCGCCCGGGAACGGCGGGAAGACGTACTCGACCAGCGAGGCCGCGGCCAGCGCCGCGGCGCCGAGGGCGCTCTCTCCCTGCGACAGGCGCGCGAGGATCCCTGAGATGATCTCTTCCATCGGCGGCGAGTATACATCGTCGCCCCCGCCTTCCGTGATAGAGTGATCGGGGACGAACCCAACCGGGAGTGGTCTCATGCGCGCTCGACTCGGCTTCCCCCGTACCCTCGCCCTCGGGGCCGCGGCCCTCTCCGTCGCGGCGTTCGCCCACGCCGGCCCCGCGCGGCACGCGTCGATCCACGAAGAGGAGCTGCGCCGCGCAGGCTTCCTCGCCGAGCCAGAGGAGACGCCCCGCCCCGCGCCGGCCCCGCTCGAGTCCAAGTCGATGCCCCCGCTCGTCAAGATGGTCTACGGCTACTACCCGTACTGGACCTCGGACGCCGCCGTCGACGAGCTCGACACCTCGCTCCTCTCCCACATCGCGTGGTTCGCCATCGAGATGAGCTCGGACGGCACGGCCGCGAACGCCCACGGCTGGCCGGGCTCGTGGACCGATCTCGTCACAACCGCGCACGACGCCGGCGTCCGCGTGGACGTCGCGTTCACCCTCTTCTCGAGCTCCGGGATCGAGGCGCTCGTGAACAGCACGGCCAACCGCGCGACGGCGATCGGCACCATCGTCGCCGCCATCGAGGGCGGCGGCGCGGACGGCGCGGCGATCGACTTCGAGGGCGTCCCGTCGTCGGCCGCGGCGGGCTTCGCGACGTTCCTCGCCGAGCTCGACGACGCCCTCCTCGACGCCGGGCTGACCGACGCGCAGATCTCGGTCGCCGGCCCGGCCGTGGACTGGAGCGGGTCGTTCGATCTCGCCGGGATCCTCTCCTCGATCGACGTGTATTTCATCATGGGGTACGACTACTTCTGGAGCGGATCGAGCAACGCCGGGCCGACCGGCATCCTCAAGACCGACGACTTCTGGCGCGATCTGACCGGCTGGTCCGAGCTGCGCTCCATGGCGGAGTACGGCAGGCAGATCACCGAGGCCGAGCGCGCGAAGATCGTGATGGCCGTGCCGTACTACGGGCGGCAGTGGACGACGACGTCGACCGGCCTCGGCGCCGCGGCGACCGGCAACGACGGCTCCGTCACGTACGAGGCGGCGATGAGCGCGATCGAGGACGACGGCGTCGAGCTCCTGTGGGACGACGGCGCGCTCACCGCCTGGTACGCGTTCGAGGACGTCGACGGCTTCCACGAGGTGTACTTCGACGACGTCGAGGCGATCGCGTGGAAGTACCGCTTCGTGAACGAGCAGGGGCTCGGCGGCATCGGCATCTGGGCGCTCGGCTACGACGGGACGCGGCCCGAGCTCTGGGACGAGATCGACGCCGCCTTCACGGCCCCGTTCACGCCGCACCCGGGCGACAAGGACGCGCCGTTCGCGGTCACCGACTTCCCGTTCGAGGACGCGCGGGACAGCGCGGATCTGGGCGCCGGCGGCATGTACTTCAACTTCTACTCGTGCTCGCCGGATCTCGACGAGTGGGGACGCGAGTTCGTGTACCGGGTGGAGATCTGCCACGAAGGCTCCATAACCGCGACGGTCGGCGGCGACACGGGCGGCGTGGACAACGACGTGCAGATCCTGAGCGCGCCGAGCGAGGAGGCGTGCCTCGCCCGCGGCAACCTCGAGGCGACGACAGCGGTGACCCCCGGGACCTACTGGGTCGTGGTCGACACGTACGTGGCCGACGCGGTGCTCCAGAGCGGGCCGTTCACGCTCTCGATCTCCGCGGACGGGATCTTGAGCCCGCAGTGTCCGGACGGGGAGGTCTGCCAGGGCGGGGAGTGCGCGGCGCCGCCGGAGCCCGACGCCGGGACGGACGGCGGGGAACCGGATGGCGGCGCGGACACGGATGCGGACTCCGACGCCGGCGGCCCCGAGTGCACGCCGTGGTTCGAGGAGGGCTCGGGCTGCGGGTGCGCGCAGGCCGGGCGCGGCGCGCGCCCCGGTTCCATCCTCTCGGCGCTGTTCTAGGACCAGCGGGTGACGGCGATCGCGCCCTCGAGACAGTCTCCGACGCGCGCCTGATCCGGAGCCGTCGCCCCGGCCGCGCGCTCGCGATCCTCCGCCTCCTTCCGCCGGCGGCGCACCTCGTCCATCGGCAGGAGCTCGCCGAGCAGGCGATCCAGGTAGAGGACGCCGTCGAGGTGATCGAGCTCGTGCTGCCACAGGATCGCGTTGTACCCCTCGGCCTCGACGGTCGTCTTCGCGCCGTCCGCGGCGTCGTACTCGAGGCGCAGCCAGCGGTTCCGCCGAACGAGGCCGCCGACGTCCGGGACGCTCAGGCACCCCTCGTACCCCTCCAGCGTCTCGTCCGACCGCTCCGCGATCAAGGGATTGCGGACGAAGAGGGCACGCGGCGCGTCGGTCTTGTAGTCGAGGAGGAGCGTCGCGACGCGCAGGCCGAGCCCGACCTGCGGCCCCGCGATGCCGACCCCGCCCGTGTCGCGCATCGTCCTTTCCATGCGCGCGGCCACGGCCTCGAGATCGAGGCCCTCGGGAACGGCTCTCGCCCGGGTGCGCAGGATCAAGGTGTCGTCGCAGCCGCGCACCACGACGTCGAAGTCCGTTCGAACGGCGTCCAGGACGCGCTTCTCCGCGTCGGTCCAGCCGAAGGCGACGCCCGCGGCGGGGACGATAGGCTCGGCCGGCGCGCCGGGTTGCGGGCACGGCGCGGCGGGCTGGGCGTGCAGCTGTGCGGCGCACGACGCCGCGAGCGGGCCGGCAGACGCGACGGTCAGGAAATCCCGCCTGTTCATCGAGCTCATGGAGCATTCATAGCGCGGCGCGGCGGGATCGCAAAGGGGTCTTCAGGCGGCGAGGTCGACGAACGGGCGGATGCGCGACAGCGCGCGGTGGTGGATCTGGGAGATCCGCGCCTCGGACACGCCGAGGAGCTTCCCGATCTCGCGGACCTGCATGCCCTTGAAGTAGTGGAGATGCACCACGAGCCTGTCGCGCTCGGGCAGATCGTCCAACGCCTCGTGCAGGCGGCCCTGGACCCGCTTGCGCACGAGCACCTCGTACGGATCCGCATCGAGCTCCGTGCTCTCGAGCGCCGCCTCCGACCCCTGCGACAGGTCGTCGAAGCGAATCACCGCGACGGGCCGTGGCGGCCCGCTCTCCGGCTCGGGGCGGTCCTTGAGCCGCGCGCGCCGCGGGAGCCAGTCGTTGGCGCGCAGCTCGTCATAGATGGCGCCGCGGATGCGCATGCGCACGTAGCAGGCGAACGACGCGCCGCCGCCGCCCCGATTGCGGATGACCGAATCGATGAGACCGTACGTTCCGGCGCTCACCAGATCGTCCGCGACGACGCTCGCCGGCGCGCGCAGGGCCATGCGCCGCGCGAGACGCTGCACGAGGGGCAGGTGCTGTCGAACGAGCTGCTCGTCGATAGGAGGACGCATCTTGTTCTTCTCGATCCTCGCCGCCACCGTGGCCATGTCGCTTCCCTTCGCGCCCCCTCGACCCGCTCGTCCCCTAGCGAAGAGCGTGCCGAACACCGAAACACAACGGTTCCGAGCACTTGCCGGAGGAATGAACCCCAGCAATGGGTATAATATGACACAACAATGGGTGAATGCAAACCAGTCCGTTCTCGAAACGTCGGTCCAAAACAGCTATTTAAGTTTGAAATGACATATTTGGATACATGAGTTAATGGATACCCACTGTGTTTGAAATGACCCCAAACAGAGGTTCCGCCAACCTCGTTTACGGGCCGATTTCAGCCTCGGCACTAAAAAATTCTCCAATTATTTGACCTGGATTCGGCGGAACGGCATCATCCGACTCGACACGCGGGGAAAACCTATGAGAAGTACCCAATGTCACTATAATTAGGTAAAATTTAGATGTAATTATCTTGACATTTGTAGCTATTTTTTAGGAGCATGACTTACAACACAACAGACTGAACAGCATCCGTGCACCGGGCGGCGAGACGATGGAACACAAGAAGGACAACTCGAATCCGGCCGGGAAGCCGACCGTGGTCGGCGCGGGTGAAGCAGCTTCGAAAACCGTCACAACGGAGGAGCCGCGCAGCGCGCGCGGCATCGTCGCGATCGACGAACCGGACGACGGCGTGCCCGAGCCGGAGCACCCGGTGCGGAACAAGCTCCGCGAGTACCGAATCGAAAACATGATGTCCAAGGCGGAGCTCGCGCGCAAGGCGGGGCTCTCCGTCCTCACGGTCGCCCGGATCGAGAAGGGCTACGACTGCCGCATGGACACGAAGCGCAAACTGCTCAAGGCGCTCGGCCTCAAGCTGGCCGACAGGCGCAAGGTCTTCGAGGACGAGTAAATGGCGTTCGAAGGCAAGAATCTCGTCGGGGTCGACATCGGCACGTCGTCCGTGAAGGTCGTCCAGGTGCGCGAATCCGGGAAGGGCGTGCAGCTGCTCAAGTACGGGGCCGAGCCGCTGCCCCCGCAGTCGCTGGTCGACGGCCACGTCATGAACTCCGGCGCGGTCGTCGACGCGTTGCGCAAGCTCTTCAAGGATCTCCGGATCGGCCAGAAGGAGGTCGCGCTCTCCATCGCGGGCAACTCGGTCATCATCAAGAAGCTCAACCTCCCGCTCATGAAGCGGGAGGAGCTCGAGGAGCAGATCCAGTGGGAGGCCGAGCAGCACATCCCCTACGACATCTCCGAGGTGGAGATCGACTACAACGTGCTCGGCCAGAACGCCGACGCCGGCCAGATGGACGTGCTGCTCGTCGCGGCCAAGAAGGAACAGATCCAGGACATCCTCGAGGTCGCGAAGGAGGCGAAGCTCCGGCCGCTCGTCGTCGACATCGCGGCGTTCGTGCTGCAGAACACCTACGAGCTGAACTACGGCTTCAACCCGGGTGAGACGATCGCGCTCATCAACGTCGGCGCCGAGGTGACGACGGTCAACATCGTGCACGGCAACATGCCCCAGTTCACGCGCGATATCAGCAACGGCGGCAACTCGATCACCGAGGAGATCCAGAAGCAGCTGCAGGTGAGCTTCGACGAGGCCGAGGCGTACAAGGCCGGCGGCGAGCTCCACTCGCACGAGGTGGTCCCGCAGGAGGTCAACGGGATCATCACCGGCGTCGTCGACGCGCTCGCGGGCGAGATCCAGCGATCGCTCGACTTCTACATGGCGACGACGAACCGCGGCGAGGTCGAGCGCATCTTCGTCACGGGCGGCACGGCGAAGATCCCGTACCTCCGCGTCGCGATCGAAAGGCGCTCCCGGATGCCGGTCGAGCTGATGGACCCGTTCCGGCGCGTGCACTTCGACGACCGCCAGTTCCGCCCCGAAGCGCTGCGATCCCAGGCGCCCCAGGCGACGATCGGCCTCGGGCTCGCGCTCCGGAAGCAGAAGGAGCGGATCTAGATGATCAAGATCAACCTCATGCCGGTGAAGCACGACCGGCGCCGAGAGGCCGGTCGGAACCAGCTCCTCTTCGGGCTCCTGGCGATCGTGATCGAAATCATCGTCGCCGTGCTCCTGTACATCGGGGCGAGCGCCCAGCTGTCCGAGCAGAAGAACGCGAACAAGTCGGTGCAGACACAGGTGGATCGCATCGAGAAGCAGGTGGCGGACCACCCGAAGATCCTCGCGGACATCCAGGAGTTCGAGAAGCGGCAGGAGGCGATTGACAACCTCGAGGCCGCGCGGACCGGTCCGTCGTACCTGATGCTCGAGCTGTCCTCGATTCTCAGCAAGAACGGGCGGCCGAACGTCGATCACGACAAGTACCAGCAGATGATCCAGGCGAACCCCACCCTCGCGTTCGACGAGAGCTGGGACTTCCGGCGGCTCTGGTTCGACAACTTCGCCGAGAAGGACAAGATCGTGAAGATATCGGGGCAGGGCGTGACCCACGAGGACGTCGCGGAGCTGCTCCGGAGGCTCCAGCTCTCGAGCTTCTTCGTCTCGAGCCAGCTCGTGTCGACGAACCTCGCCGCGCCGAAGCTCGCGTCGAAGGACATCACCATCACCAAGGAAACGGATCCGGTCATCCACTTCGTGCTGCAGGCCAAGATCCGGTACAAGTGAGGGGACGATGAGCGCGCTCGAGACACTCACGAAAACTCCTCTTCCGAAGAAGATCTTCTTCCTCGCGCTCCTGATGCTGCTCCTCGGCGCGGGCTTCTGGTTCTCGTTCTACAGCCCGGTCACCGAAGAGTACGCAGCCGCGAAGTCGAAGCACGACGAGCTCGTGCGGAAGCTCGACACCGCGCAGAAGCGCAAGCACACCTACGACCAGGATCGGCTGCGGCGCGACGAGATGCAGAAGTCGTCGACGAAGCAGTTCCAGGCGCTCCCGCCCGAGACCGAGATGTCGTCGTTCCTCGCCAGCCTGAACGCGCAGGCGGACGTCGTCGGCCTCGAGATCCTCTCGGTCAAGCCGCTGCAGGAAGAGGCCGCGGAGTACTACGCGCGCATCCCGGTGCAGCTCGAGCTCGAGGGCACGTTCCACCAGCTCGCGAAGTTCTTCTTCCTCATCGGGAGCCTCGATCGAATCATCAACGTGGAGAACATCAACTTGCGCGTGGTCGCGCTCGATCAGACCAACGCGGTGCTGCGCGCCGGCGTCCTCGCGACCACCTTCCGCTCGGTCCATCCCGGCGACGCGAAGGGGAAGGCCGCGGGCGGCAAGGCGAAGAAGCCCGCCAAGGGCAAGAGCAAGCCAAAGGACGAGGAGATATGATCCGACGCTTTCTCGCAGCGGCGCTTCCGGCCTTCCTCGCGCTCGGCGCGGGCGCGACCGCGTGCTCCGAGGACGGGGAGAGCGCCCAGAAGTACCGCACGCCCAACCGCGACAAGGTGCGCCCCGGGATGTCGTCCATCGAGGCGAAGGAGCGCATCAAGGGGCAGGGCGCCGGGCTCGTCGAGAAGGGCCCCGCGGGCGAGGACAAGTCCGATCTCGTGCTGCCCAAGCTCTCCGAGACGGACTTCATAGAGGGGTCCAAGCACCGTGATCCGTTCCGGCCGTTCATGGAGGTGATCGTCCACCAGGACAGCGGGGAGCAGAAGGTCCAGCGGGAGATCAAGCTCAAGGAGTACGACGTCGCCGATCTCAAGCTGATCGCGATCGTCACGAACATCGGCGACGAGCGCGCCATGGTCGTCACGCCGAGCAACGAAGGGTTCGTCCTGCGGCGCGGCGACTACGTCGGCAAGCCGGAGTACGTCGACACCGGTTCGGGCGACAAGATCCAGGTCAACTGGCGGGTCGCGCGGATCCACGGCTCGGGCAAGGACGAGGAGCGCGGCATCTACCTGGTTCGAGACGATCCGCTCACCGAGACCCCCGAGGACGTAACCCGCTTCTTCCCCCTGCATCCGCGGCAGTAGCCCCTCCCCCAAAAAAAAGTTGCTCGAAAACTTGCCACACACATCTGTGCCAATGTAGGATAAGTATGTAAGGTGTCTACCCGGCCTCACATATAGGCCAATGTGAGAAGAGGTGGACAAGAGGAGAAGACAATGAAACGGTCCACGGGCAGCCAGGGCAATTGGACGCGAGCCGCGATGAGCCTGCTCCTCGTCGTGCTCGCCACAAGCGCGGTGACTGCGGACACGGGCGCGGGCGCCAACCAGATTCGTGCGGTCAAGATCCATCAGGAGGGCGGCCAGACCGTCGTCACGGTGGTCGGATCCGCGAAGCCGACGTTCACGGCGTTCAAGCTCTCGTCACCGCAGCGGCTGGTGGTCGATCTCGCCAACAGCCGCGTCAAGGGAGTGCCGTCGGTGCAGGCCGCGGGCACGCCCCTGGTGGACGCCGTGGCCGTCTCGGAGTTCTCGAGCGGCGGCTTGCCCATCAGCCGCGTCATGGTCGGGTTCAAGTCCGAGGCCGCCTACCGGGTGAAGATCTTGGGGAACAACCTCGTGATCTCGCTGCGCGGCGGGCCGCAGGCGGACGAGCCGGTCATCGCCGGTGCGGACCCGGCGGCGCTCGACGCGGCGCGCGCCGAGGCCGACGCCGCGAAGAGAGAGTGGGGCGCGGCCAAGGCGGAGGCCGACGATGCGAAGCGGCGCGTCGCGGCGATGCAGGCCGAGGCCGAAGCGGCGCGGTCGCAGCTCGACGCGGCCAAGGCGGAGCTCGGCCTCCTGAAGGCCAAGGGCGAGGCCGAGGCCGGTTCGGCCAAGCA
The genomic region above belongs to Pseudomonadota bacterium and contains:
- a CDS encoding sigma-70 family RNA polymerase sigma factor, giving the protein MATVAARIEKNKMRPPIDEQLVRQHLPLVQRLARRMALRAPASVVADDLVSAGTYGLIDSVIRNRGGGGASFACYVRMRIRGAIYDELRANDWLPRRARLKDRPEPESGPPRPVAVIRFDDLSQGSEAALESTELDADPYEVLVRKRVQGRLHEALDDLPERDRLVVHLHYFKGMQVREIGKLLGVSEARISQIHHRALSRIRPFVDLAA
- a CDS encoding DedA family protein, which gives rise to MEEIISGILARLSQGESALGAAALAAASLVEYVFPPFPGDTVTLFGAFLAATARWRVATVLAAVTFGSLAGAAIDFAIGRRLVSRPLEELTPRRRRLRERLAPIVARFERHGAAYLAVNRFLPGVRALIFVAAGAARLPLGRVLAFGAVSALLWNGLLIGAGFAVGENWEALLELLRRYTMAVWLALGCAALALVALVAVRRFRRR
- a CDS encoding pilus assembly protein PilM, coding for MAFEGKNLVGVDIGTSSVKVVQVRESGKGVQLLKYGAEPLPPQSLVDGHVMNSGAVVDALRKLFKDLRIGQKEVALSIAGNSVIIKKLNLPLMKREELEEQIQWEAEQHIPYDISEVEIDYNVLGQNADAGQMDVLLVAAKKEQIQDILEVAKEAKLRPLVVDIAAFVLQNTYELNYGFNPGETIALINVGAEVTTVNIVHGNMPQFTRDISNGGNSITEEIQKQLQVSFDEAEAYKAGGELHSHEVVPQEVNGIITGVVDALAGEIQRSLDFYMATTNRGEVERIFVTGGTAKIPYLRVAIERRSRMPVELMDPFRRVHFDDRQFRPEALRSQAPQATIGLGLALRKQKERI
- a CDS encoding PilN domain-containing protein, producing the protein MIKINLMPVKHDRRREAGRNQLLFGLLAIVIEIIVAVLLYIGASAQLSEQKNANKSVQTQVDRIEKQVADHPKILADIQEFEKRQEAIDNLEAARTGPSYLMLELSSILSKNGRPNVDHDKYQQMIQANPTLAFDESWDFRRLWFDNFAEKDKIVKISGQGVTHEDVAELLRRLQLSSFFVSSQLVSTNLAAPKLASKDITITKETDPVIHFVLQAKIRYK
- a CDS encoding peptide deformylase produces the protein MSSMNRRDFLTVASAGPLAASCAAQLHAQPAAPCPQPGAPAEPIVPAAGVAFGWTDAEKRVLDAVRTDFDVVVRGCDDTLILRTRARAVPEGLDLEAVAARMERTMRDTGGVGIAGPQVGLGLRVATLLLDYKTDAPRALFVRNPLIAERSDETLEGYEGCLSVPDVGGLVRRNRWLRLEYDAADGAKTTVEAEGYNAILWQHELDHLDGVLYLDRLLGELLPMDEVRRRRKEAEDRERAAGATAPDQARVGDCLEGAIAVTRWS
- a CDS encoding glycosyl hydrolase family 18 protein — protein: MRARLGFPRTLALGAAALSVAAFAHAGPARHASIHEEELRRAGFLAEPEETPRPAPAPLESKSMPPLVKMVYGYYPYWTSDAAVDELDTSLLSHIAWFAIEMSSDGTAANAHGWPGSWTDLVTTAHDAGVRVDVAFTLFSSSGIEALVNSTANRATAIGTIVAAIEGGGADGAAIDFEGVPSSAAAGFATFLAELDDALLDAGLTDAQISVAGPAVDWSGSFDLAGILSSIDVYFIMGYDYFWSGSSNAGPTGILKTDDFWRDLTGWSELRSMAEYGRQITEAERAKIVMAVPYYGRQWTTTSTGLGAAATGNDGSVTYEAAMSAIEDDGVELLWDDGALTAWYAFEDVDGFHEVYFDDVEAIAWKYRFVNEQGLGGIGIWALGYDGTRPELWDEIDAAFTAPFTPHPGDKDAPFAVTDFPFEDARDSADLGAGGMYFNFYSCSPDLDEWGREFVYRVEICHEGSITATVGGDTGGVDNDVQILSAPSEEACLARGNLEATTAVTPGTYWVVVDTYVADAVLQSGPFTLSISADGILSPQCPDGEVCQGGECAAPPEPDAGTDGGEPDGGADTDADSDAGGPECTPWFEEGSGCGCAQAGRGARPGSILSALF
- a CDS encoding type 4a pilus biogenesis protein PilO — translated: MSALETLTKTPLPKKIFFLALLMLLLGAGFWFSFYSPVTEEYAAAKSKHDELVRKLDTAQKRKHTYDQDRLRRDEMQKSSTKQFQALPPETEMSSFLASLNAQADVVGLEILSVKPLQEEAAEYYARIPVQLELEGTFHQLAKFFFLIGSLDRIINVENINLRVVALDQTNAVLRAGVLATTFRSVHPGDAKGKAAGGKAKKPAKGKSKPKDEEI
- a CDS encoding choice-of-anchor L domain-containing protein, producing the protein MGSKTFLQIALAGLVASLLGLAAGCETGGDDYNASDSDADSDSDSDSDSDSDSDSDSDSDGDSDGDSDGDTDTGPIIPDCSDCPAIGNDLDAMLCAIDLCDSSTVLGNDYTSPTGSTISGTYAAVAHFGSTGNNLAPIQFGSYGLMASGPAEGTNHSVDVGGSSISDPFSSDGYDVYNVFEWELQLKAPAGANGFQIAYVFFSEEYDDYVGTSFNDKFYIFLEAGSTNGGAKTVINYTDCRDPATYTDFTDGCDTPSGYCCYVAINTSLSECCWYGGCPDGTWTTDIAGTGYSCANGMLTDSDAKGSSTGWLKTEWAIEPGEEFTLTFHIHDTSDGVFDSEVILDQFLFLGEVDPGTTPIE
- a CDS encoding helix-turn-helix domain-containing protein, with translation MMSKAELARKAGLSVLTVARIEKGYDCRMDTKRKLLKALGLKLADRRKVFEDE